In Candidatus Schekmanbacteria bacterium, the DNA window TCAACTTTCAGCCGAATGTCTTCAAGGCAATTGAGATGTTTTTCAGCTGATGCCCCATCGAAAATGACTGCAAATACATCACCGCCATATCTTGCGCAAAAATCATTTTCAGTAAGATGCTCTCTGATTGTTTCTGAAATTTTCTTTAAAGCTTCGTTCCCCTTTATAGAACCAAGGGAGCGGTTATAAAGTGAAAATGAATCGATATCGATTAGTGCAATCCCAAAAGGAGTTTTATTTTCATTTGAGACAATCTTTTTTTGAAGGAATTCTTGAAAGTAGTTATGATTATACAGCCCTGTCAAGTTATCTTTTAGGAGTAAATTGCCTCTTGTAATGTCGTAAATTTTCCCGATCTTTTTCATATAATTCTTAGTATAATCAGTTAACTGATTTATTATCGGAAGTCTTGTCTATTTGCTTAAAGAGGATAGTTTTTGGGAGGCAATTGTAAAGGAGGTAATGAGTTATTGAATGAAAAGCCCTCCCAATAATAGAGAGGGCTTATATTTCATCGATTAATCTTCAAGTCCGCTCCAAGGCGCTTTATGCCATCCATCTTCGTATGCAGTTACATAGAAGAGTGTGAGTTTCATATGGCTCATTCTCCACTTTCCGTCATCACCTTTCCTATATTCATCGTCTTCGAGTCCGCATATCCATACTCCCTTGCCATTTGCCATCGTGCTTGTCTGCCACAGGTACCAATTCGCTTTTGCAGTTTTTTCACTTGTCAATGTTATCCTCGGCTGTAGAAAAAAGTGCGCTCCAAAAACAAGAGATTTACTTGCATTCTGGAAAAATTCTTTTATCTCTTTATGGCCAGTGTATTTGCCAAATCTTTCTCCACCGTCCCAGACTGCATCCTCAGTAAATATTTCCATCATCTTTTCAGGGTTATAAGAGTCATCGCAGTATGCAGCATATGTTGCTTTCAGCTGCTTTATTGCTTCTATGTCTTCAAGTGCTTGAATTCGTTTTTCAAGGTCTTCTATACTCATTTTAACCTCCTTTTTGTTTAATAGATTATTAAAAGAATACCCTCACAAAAATATGGCGCTTACAAGGAATAGAAAAATATGTTTAGCCAATCTTTTCATTTTTTTTAAAGATTTGCGTTTCAAATTTATACAGCAGGCATTAAATGTGTGTCAAGCATATTACATGTTAAAAATATTTATTGCTAATTCACTCTAATTTCTATTGATTCTTCCAGTGTGCCAAAGGTGTCAGAAAGGATTTCCATCAGTTTGAGATTTTGTTTTGAAAGCATTAGGGCATTGCCTACTATGGAATAAAATAGAATGCTGTGCCTTGTCTTTGATTTACCATTTCTTATGCGCTCAATCTGATTCTGATTGAGCTTTTCAGCAAGCTCTTTCAATTCCTTATCTTTCTTTACCACATTTTCATATTGAGACATATCCTTACTGCAAAGAGCATTTTCAGCATGAAGCATTATTTCATTGAAGATTATCATTACTTCTTTTAATTCATTTATCTGCACATCGAGAAGCATTTTGTGGTGGTCTGCAACATGATTGTAACATCTTAATACAATGTCGCGATAGCCGTCTGAAAGCCGTTGAATTCTGCGTATCGTTTGTCCATAGTTGTATGAGCGGGCGGCATCACTCTTTTGGAGAAGGCGCATACATTTAAAAATATTGGCAATCGTAATATTTGACCATCTTTGTATCTTCTTTGTTTTTCGCCTTTCCCTATTTAGTATATATTCATTATGGACATACAATGCTTTCAGGGTTTCATCCAAGGAAATACGTATTTCGTGAATTAATAATCCGATATGTTCAAAGGTTATAGAAATTGAACTTTCTACATCGGTTATTTTTTTCAGGTTGAAGACCAATTCCTTTTCTTTATATTCCCACTCCTCACTGTGCCTTCTATGGTTTTTAAGAATGATCAGTCCGTCGGCAACTGCAATTACAATAAAACCAATTGCTCCGCCGTAAAATAGGACAGAAGCTACAGCAAAAGAAAGTATGAAGGCAGACATAGCGGTGAAAAACCATCCTGTAATTACGGTAATAACTCCTGATACTCTGTAAACTGCACTTTCCCGTCCCCAAGCTTGGTCAGCAAAAGATGTCCCCATTGCTACCATAAAGGTAACATAGGTTGTTGAAAGCGGCAGTTGATGAGAAGTTGCATAAGAAATCAGCGCGCTTGCTACCATCAAATTTACTGATGCCCGCAGGAGGTCAAA includes these proteins:
- a CDS encoding nuclear transport factor 2 family protein, which codes for MSIEDLEKRIQALEDIEAIKQLKATYAAYCDDSYNPEKMMEIFTEDAVWDGGERFGKYTGHKEIKEFFQNASKSLVFGAHFFLQPRITLTSEKTAKANWYLWQTSTMANGKGVWICGLEDDEYRKGDDGKWRMSHMKLTLFYVTAYEDGWHKAPWSGLED